Sequence from the Deinococcus malanensis genome:
GGAGAGCCCTCAGCCACAGCGGAAGGGAATCGGCACCGGGCCGCAGCAGCACAGCCCGCGCACCTGCGGTCCGCTGGTGCCGATCGCTAGGGGAGAGCCTCCCCGTAGGGCGTCATGGGCCTGGCGGCATTCGGCAAAACGTTCGGCTACACGGCGGCGTCCGGCGATCAGACCATCGTCCCGGATAATGCGTGCCACAGCCGCCGAGCAGGATTCCCCGCCATGTACTGCCGCGCGGGCACAGCAAAAGCCCTTGCGTGGGGACAGGTGACGTCCGTAAAAGCGGATGGCCCGCAGGGCCAGGGCGTCCAGGAAGCGGGAAGCGGATCCGGTCATGCCACAGGGTAGCCACGGCGCACGGCCTCAGCAGCCTGCCTCAACTGATGGTGAAGCTGCTGGCTCGGGTGACAACTCGCGGATCAGGTGGATAAATCTGATGCCCGAGACGGTGCGCTCGCCCGCAGCCCGGAACCCTTGACGGGCATAGAGACGCATGGCCGGGTTGTCAGCTTCGGACAGCAGGCCCAGCCGGGGCAGCCCCA
This genomic interval carries:
- the yidD gene encoding membrane protein insertion efficiency factor YidD gives rise to the protein MTGSASRFLDALALRAIRFYGRHLSPRKGFCCARAAVHGGESCSAAVARIIRDDGLIAGRRRVAERFAECRQAHDALRGGSPLAIGTSGPQVRGLCCCGPVPIPFRCG